One genomic window of Halolamina sediminis includes the following:
- a CDS encoding LLM class flavin-dependent oxidoreductase has translation MDLSAVDLSPVPDNGSAADAFQHTVDAARQAEELGFERFWVAEHHGMGSRLAGVAPEVLLGHLAAETDSIRLGSGAVLLNHYSPLKVAEQFGVLDGLAPGRVDAGLGRANGSPAVDRALGTNRRKRNPDEDHRKKVTAVVNHLYDDFPEGHEYADIEVPSSDGDGPVPWVLGSSASSAKIAGQLGLRFCFAAFIRPDFAVPAFEAYRETFEPSSLPGGIDEPQGMVALNAVAAETDGEAARLRAVAEASFKRMQRGEVGSTPSVEEAIDELGGVPEPTPATLDEDEWPRAISGSPETIAGLFEQLADRVGVDEMMIQHVVPEQEAALRSHELIAEGVNGG, from the coding sequence ATGGATCTCTCCGCCGTCGACCTCTCGCCGGTTCCCGACAACGGGAGCGCGGCCGACGCGTTCCAGCACACCGTCGACGCCGCACGACAGGCCGAGGAGCTTGGGTTCGAGCGGTTCTGGGTCGCCGAACACCACGGGATGGGGAGCCGCCTCGCCGGCGTCGCGCCGGAGGTGCTGCTGGGCCACCTTGCCGCCGAGACCGACTCCATCCGGCTGGGCTCGGGTGCGGTACTGCTGAACCACTACAGTCCGCTGAAAGTCGCCGAGCAGTTCGGGGTGCTCGACGGGCTCGCGCCCGGCCGCGTCGACGCCGGGCTGGGGCGGGCGAACGGCTCGCCCGCGGTCGACCGCGCACTCGGGACGAACCGCCGGAAGCGCAACCCCGACGAGGACCACCGTAAGAAGGTCACCGCAGTCGTGAACCACCTCTACGACGACTTCCCGGAGGGCCACGAGTACGCCGACATCGAGGTCCCGAGTTCCGACGGCGACGGGCCCGTGCCGTGGGTGCTGGGGTCGAGCGCGTCGAGCGCGAAGATCGCCGGGCAACTCGGGCTGCGGTTCTGCTTCGCCGCGTTCATCCGGCCGGATTTCGCGGTGCCGGCATTCGAGGCGTACCGCGAGACGTTCGAGCCGTCGTCGCTGCCCGGCGGGATCGACGAGCCACAGGGGATGGTCGCGCTCAACGCCGTCGCCGCCGAGACCGACGGTGAGGCCGCTCGCCTGCGGGCGGTCGCGGAGGCGTCGTTCAAGCGGATGCAGCGCGGCGAGGTGGGGTCGACGCCCTCGGTCGAGGAGGCGATCGACGAACTCGGCGGCGTTCCCGAGCCGACGCCGGCGACGCTCGACGAGGACGAGTGGCCGCGCGCGATCTCGGGCAGCCCGGAAACGATCGCCGGCCTGTTCGAGCAGCTTGCAGACCGCGTGGGGGTCGACGAGATGATGATTCAGCACGTCGTGCCGGAGCAGGAAGCGGCGCTGCGCTCGCACGAACTGATCGCCGAGGGTGTGAACGGTGGGTAA
- a CDS encoding sulfurtransferase gives MSSEYATDALVSADWVEERLDEFRSDDPDYRLVEVSVDTEAYDEGHAPGAIGFNWETQMQDQTTRDILSKGDFETLLGEHGIANDSTVVFYGDNSNWFAAYAYWQFNYYGHEDVRLLDGGRDYWVENDYPTTTEEPDFSAQEYTARGPFEDIRAYREDVENAIERGVPLVDVRSPEEFSGEVLAPPGLNETAQRGGHIPGAQNISWAATVNDDGTFKSADELRELYAEKGIDGDESVVAYCRIGERSSIAWFALHELLGYESTVNYDGSWTEWGNLVGAPVETGDAE, from the coding sequence ATGTCTTCAGAGTACGCGACCGACGCGCTCGTCTCCGCCGACTGGGTGGAGGAGCGCTTGGACGAGTTCCGGAGCGACGACCCCGACTACCGGCTGGTGGAGGTCAGCGTCGACACCGAAGCCTACGACGAGGGCCACGCGCCCGGCGCGATCGGCTTCAACTGGGAGACACAGATGCAGGACCAGACGACCCGTGACATCCTGAGCAAGGGTGACTTCGAGACGCTCCTCGGCGAGCACGGGATCGCCAACGACTCGACGGTCGTGTTCTACGGCGACAACTCCAACTGGTTCGCCGCTTACGCCTACTGGCAGTTCAACTACTACGGCCACGAGGACGTCCGCCTGCTCGACGGCGGCCGCGACTACTGGGTCGAGAACGACTACCCGACCACGACGGAGGAGCCCGACTTCTCCGCACAGGAGTACACCGCCCGCGGCCCATTCGAGGACATCCGCGCCTACCGCGAGGACGTGGAGAACGCCATCGAGCGCGGCGTCCCCCTCGTCGACGTTCGCTCGCCCGAGGAGTTCAGCGGCGAGGTGCTCGCGCCCCCGGGACTCAACGAGACCGCCCAGCGCGGCGGCCACATCCCCGGCGCCCAGAACATCTCCTGGGCCGCGACCGTCAACGACGACGGGACGTTCAAGTCCGCCGACGAGCTCCGCGAGCTGTACGCGGAGAAGGGGATCGACGGCGACGAGTCCGTCGTCGCGTACTGCCGCATCGGCGAGCGCTCCTCGATCGCGTGGTTCGCACTCCACGAACTGCTCGGCTACGAGTCGACCGTGAACTACGACGGCTCCTGGACCGAGTGGGGCAACCTCGTCGGCGCGCCCGTCGAAACCGGCGACGCGGAGTAA
- a CDS encoding sulfurtransferase gives MQPFVPPSWVEDGDALVVGVRDPWEYDSIGHLPGAVNVPFDSFRSDEGEAGKLPPRAEWEALLSDGGIGTDDEIVAYDDTQGVFAARFVVTALLLGHDPEKLHLLDGDFSSWQREYETTTDGVDPEPATYESDSEAETPLVDFETVQGLLPAAESGDVTLVDTREDWEFAEGHLPGAVQLDWRELVDEDSRGLGPESELRALLRERGIVPETRTVLYCNTARRVSHTYLVLRQLGYEQVELYEGSLTEWVDRSGELVTE, from the coding sequence ATGCAGCCATTCGTTCCTCCGTCGTGGGTCGAGGACGGCGACGCCCTCGTCGTCGGCGTGCGCGACCCGTGGGAGTACGACAGCATCGGCCACCTGCCGGGCGCAGTGAACGTCCCGTTCGACAGCTTCCGCTCCGACGAGGGGGAGGCCGGGAAGCTCCCGCCGCGTGCGGAGTGGGAGGCGCTGCTCTCCGACGGCGGGATCGGGACTGACGACGAGATCGTCGCCTACGACGACACGCAGGGCGTGTTCGCCGCGCGGTTCGTCGTGACCGCGCTGCTGCTCGGTCACGATCCGGAGAAGCTCCACCTGCTCGACGGCGACTTCAGTTCGTGGCAACGGGAGTACGAGACGACGACCGACGGCGTCGACCCCGAGCCCGCCACGTACGAGAGCGACTCCGAGGCGGAGACGCCGCTAGTCGACTTCGAGACGGTCCAAGGGTTGCTGCCGGCAGCCGAATCCGGTGACGTGACGCTGGTCGACACCCGCGAGGACTGGGAGTTCGCCGAGGGGCACCTCCCGGGCGCGGTCCAGCTCGACTGGCGCGAGCTCGTCGACGAGGACAGCCGCGGGCTGGGACCCGAGAGCGAACTCCGGGCGCTACTGCGAGAGCGCGGGATCGTCCCCGAGACGCGGACGGTGCTGTACTGCAACACCGCCCGTCGAGTGAGCCACACGTACCTCGTTCTCCGGCAGTTAGGGTACGAGCAGGTCGAGCTGTACGAGGGGAGCCTGACGGAGTGGGTGGATCGCAGCGGGGAGCTGGTGACGGAGTAG
- a CDS encoding thiamine ABC transporter substrate-binding protein encodes MDRRRFLAGAGAAGAALLAGCSAEQADSPTATTSSGGTETTGTTVGETDGGGTLVVATYSSFIDAVSSSPGGWLKQQFESEFDADLVYQTPPNELDQYIQRANAGVEIDADVYVGLNVDGLIRLDENLESDSLFAEAPDLPGESDIKEGLGFDPQGRAVPYDTGYISLVWNATADDGEFAAPETFDGLLESEYRGDLLAQNPSSSATGRAFLLHTIKARGEENYLDYWSQLQDNDVRVLGSWGDAYGAYGEDEAPMVVSYSTDQVYANRSDQNMDRHQIRFLNDQAYANPEGMAQFASTDSPELAQSFMEFVLRPEVQAEIAVRNVQFPAITDAEFGEENAEYEQYAKVPPEAVSFTYDELRGNLQGWIEEWSRQIASN; translated from the coding sequence ATCGACAGACGGCGGTTCCTCGCGGGCGCCGGGGCGGCCGGCGCGGCACTGTTAGCGGGCTGTTCGGCCGAGCAAGCTGACTCGCCGACGGCGACCACATCGTCCGGGGGAACGGAGACGACCGGCACGACCGTCGGCGAGACCGATGGCGGCGGCACGCTGGTCGTCGCGACGTACAGTTCGTTCATCGACGCCGTCAGCTCCAGCCCGGGTGGGTGGCTCAAACAGCAGTTCGAGTCGGAGTTCGACGCCGATCTGGTGTACCAGACGCCGCCGAACGAGCTCGATCAGTACATCCAGCGGGCTAACGCGGGCGTCGAGATCGACGCCGACGTGTACGTCGGGCTGAACGTCGACGGGCTGATCCGGCTGGACGAGAACCTCGAGAGCGACTCGCTGTTCGCCGAGGCGCCCGACCTCCCCGGCGAGTCCGACATCAAGGAGGGCCTCGGCTTCGACCCGCAGGGGCGGGCGGTGCCCTACGACACGGGGTACATCAGCCTCGTCTGGAACGCGACCGCCGACGACGGCGAGTTCGCCGCGCCGGAGACGTTCGATGGGCTGCTTGAGTCGGAGTATCGGGGCGACCTGCTCGCCCAGAACCCCTCCTCCTCGGCGACCGGGCGAGCGTTCCTGCTGCACACGATCAAGGCCCGTGGCGAGGAGAACTACCTCGACTACTGGTCACAGCTCCAGGACAACGACGTCCGAGTGCTCGGAAGCTGGGGCGACGCCTACGGCGCATACGGGGAGGACGAGGCGCCGATGGTCGTCTCCTACTCCACCGATCAGGTGTACGCCAACCGCTCGGATCAGAACATGGACCGCCACCAAATCCGGTTCCTGAACGATCAGGCGTACGCCAACCCCGAGGGGATGGCCCAGTTCGCGAGCACCGACAGCCCAGAGCTCGCGCAGTCGTTCATGGAATTCGTGCTCCGGCCCGAAGTGCAGGCCGAGATCGCGGTGCGGAACGTCCAGTTCCCCGCGATCACAGACGCCGAGTTCGGCGAGGAGAACGCCGAGTACGAGCAGTACGCCAAGGTCCCGCCGGAGGCGGTCAGCTTCACCTACGACGAGCTCCGGGGGAACCTCCAGGGCTGGATCGAGGAGTGGAGCCGCCAGATCGCGAGCAACTGA
- the uvrB gene encoding excinuclease ABC subunit UvrB, with protein sequence MSDSQSGPLSPDRPDAERPFRVDAPFDPAGDQPEAIEQLAAGFREGMDRQTLLGVTGSGKTNTVSWLIEEIQQPTLVIAHNKTLAAQLYEEFRELFPDNAVEYFVSYYDYYQPEAYVEQSDTFIEKDASINDEIDRLRHSATRSLLTREDVIVVASVSAIYGLGDPRNYVDMSLKLEQGQRIDRDELLGRLVDLNYERNDVDFTQGTFRVRGDTVEIYPMYGRYAVRVEFWGDEIDRIRKVNTLEGEVVSEEPAVLLHPAEHYSIPEERLQNAMAEIEDLMEERVRHFERQGDLVAAQRIEERTTFDLEMLQETGYCSGIENYSVHLSDREQGEAPYTLLDYFPDEFLTVVDESHQTLPQIRGQFEGDKSRKDSLVENGFRLPTAYDNRPLTFEEFETKTDETLYVSATPGDYEREQSDQIVEQIVRPTHLVDPAVEVTSAEGQIEDLMDRIDDRIERDERTLVTTLTKRMAEDLTEYLEEAGVNVAYMHDETDTLERHEIIRSLRLGEIDVLVGINLLREGLDIPEVSLVAILDADQEGFLRSETMLVQTMGRAARNVNGEVVLYADERTDAMTSAIEETRRRRAIQQRYNEEHGFEPTTIEKEIGETNLPGSKTDASGAANAEVGDAADAARQIEQLEERMEAAADNLEFELAADIRDRIRELREEFDLEGGDEGVAPEPDAEF encoded by the coding sequence ATGAGCGACTCCCAGAGCGGTCCGCTGTCGCCGGACCGACCCGACGCCGAGCGCCCGTTCCGCGTCGACGCCCCCTTCGACCCCGCGGGCGACCAGCCCGAGGCCATCGAGCAGTTGGCCGCGGGGTTCCGCGAGGGGATGGACCGCCAGACGTTGCTGGGCGTGACCGGCTCGGGGAAGACCAACACCGTCTCGTGGCTGATCGAGGAGATCCAGCAGCCGACGCTCGTCATCGCGCACAACAAGACGCTCGCGGCCCAGCTGTACGAGGAGTTCCGGGAGCTGTTCCCGGACAACGCCGTCGAGTACTTCGTCTCCTACTACGACTACTACCAGCCCGAGGCGTACGTCGAGCAGTCGGACACGTTCATCGAGAAGGACGCCTCGATCAACGACGAGATCGACCGCCTGCGCCACTCCGCGACGCGCTCGCTGCTCACTCGCGAGGACGTGATCGTCGTCGCCTCCGTCTCCGCAATCTACGGGCTGGGTGATCCGCGGAACTACGTCGACATGTCCCTGAAACTCGAGCAGGGCCAGCGGATCGATCGCGACGAGTTGCTCGGCCGGCTCGTCGACCTGAACTACGAGCGCAACGACGTCGACTTCACGCAGGGCACCTTCCGCGTCCGCGGCGACACCGTCGAGATATACCCGATGTACGGCCGCTACGCGGTGCGCGTGGAGTTCTGGGGCGACGAGATCGACCGCATCCGGAAGGTGAACACCCTCGAAGGCGAGGTCGTCAGCGAGGAGCCGGCAGTCCTCCTCCACCCGGCGGAGCACTACTCGATCCCGGAGGAGCGCCTGCAGAACGCGATGGCCGAGATCGAGGACCTCATGGAGGAGCGCGTGCGCCACTTCGAGCGACAGGGCGACCTCGTCGCCGCCCAGCGCATCGAGGAGCGCACCACGTTCGACCTCGAAATGCTGCAGGAGACGGGCTACTGCTCGGGGATCGAGAACTACTCCGTCCACCTCTCGGACCGCGAGCAGGGCGAGGCGCCCTACACGCTGCTCGACTACTTCCCCGACGAGTTCCTCACCGTCGTCGACGAGTCCCACCAGACGCTGCCACAGATCCGCGGGCAGTTCGAGGGCGACAAGTCCCGCAAGGACTCGCTGGTCGAGAACGGGTTCCGCCTCCCGACCGCCTACGACAACCGCCCGCTCACGTTCGAGGAGTTCGAGACGAAGACCGACGAGACGCTGTACGTCTCCGCGACGCCGGGCGACTACGAGCGCGAACAGTCCGACCAGATCGTCGAACAGATCGTCCGCCCCACCCACCTCGTCGACCCCGCGGTCGAGGTGACGAGCGCGGAGGGGCAGATCGAGGACCTGATGGACCGCATCGACGACCGCATCGAGCGCGACGAGCGCACGCTCGTGACGACGCTCACCAAGCGGATGGCCGAAGACCTCACCGAGTACCTCGAGGAGGCGGGCGTGAACGTCGCGTACATGCACGACGAGACGGACACGCTCGAACGTCACGAGATCATCCGCTCGCTCCGGCTGGGCGAGATCGACGTGCTCGTCGGCATCAACCTGCTCCGCGAGGGGCTGGACATCCCCGAGGTCAGCCTCGTCGCGATCCTCGACGCCGATCAGGAGGGGTTCCTCCGCTCGGAGACGATGCTCGTCCAGACGATGGGGCGGGCGGCGCGGAACGTCAACGGCGAGGTGGTGCTGTACGCCGACGAGCGCACCGACGCGATGACCAGTGCGATCGAGGAGACCCGCCGCCGCCGGGCGATCCAGCAGCGCTACAACGAGGAACACGGATTCGAGCCGACCACGATCGAGAAGGAGATCGGCGAGACGAACCTCCCCGGGAGCAAGACCGACGCCTCCGGCGCCGCGAACGCGGAGGTCGGCGACGCCGCCGACGCTGCCCGGCAGATCGAGCAGTTAGAAGAGCGCATGGAGGCTGCCGCCGACAACTTGGAGTTCGAGCTCGCGGCGGACATCCGCGACCGGATCAGGGAACTCAGAGAGGAGTTCGACCTCGAGGGGGGCGACGAGGGCGTCGCCCCCGAACCCGACGCGGAGTTCTGA
- a CDS encoding DUF7554 family protein → MNTRGSLDAEDLLKLILLLVVVWLVISVLDGVLGLFQDILSFFPDLIGLVIVVLVILWLLDRI, encoded by the coding sequence ATGAACACACGTGGCAGCCTCGACGCCGAAGACCTGCTGAAACTCATTCTGTTGCTGGTGGTGGTGTGGCTGGTGATCAGCGTGCTCGACGGGGTACTCGGCCTGTTCCAGGACATACTGAGTTTCTTCCCCGACCTGATCGGGCTCGTGATCGTCGTGCTGGTGATCCTCTGGCTGCTCGACCGGATCTGA
- a CDS encoding DUF7345 domain-containing protein has product MDRRTVVTVALALLLVGSGVGAAAEFPGLQTGDVESDSVVLEAAIGEDGDARWTIEYRVALDDENTTEAFESLQRDIERNTSDYRGQFASRMQSTVSTAENATGREMAVENVSVEAATSPLSGEYGIVRYGFDWVGFAAVSDDQLATGEVLAGLFLDADTELTIRWPEGYVVSLAEPEPDREGERSMTWTGPREFDIGQPRVVLRTRNSAPPWGPVVGIALFGAAGVLWYYRRRQSGRAAPANGDEPAVGAEPDRGPQESHEPEPERDAEVDDGTAPEPERGAPATDADDGGGDDTPEELLSPEERVLRLLEANGGRMKQKTVTEELDWSAARTSQVVGELRDDGKVESFRLGRENVLKFPDDEEDRPPSRR; this is encoded by the coding sequence ATGGATCGACGGACCGTCGTCACGGTCGCGCTGGCGCTGCTGCTCGTCGGCTCGGGGGTCGGGGCCGCCGCGGAGTTCCCGGGGCTGCAGACCGGCGACGTCGAGAGCGACTCGGTCGTGCTCGAAGCCGCGATCGGGGAGGACGGCGACGCCCGGTGGACGATCGAGTACCGGGTGGCGCTGGACGACGAGAACACCACCGAGGCGTTCGAGAGCCTCCAGCGCGACATCGAGCGGAACACCAGCGACTACCGCGGCCAGTTCGCGTCGCGGATGCAGTCGACGGTGTCGACGGCGGAGAACGCCACGGGCCGGGAGATGGCCGTCGAGAACGTCAGCGTCGAGGCGGCCACCAGCCCGCTCAGCGGCGAGTACGGGATCGTCCGCTACGGGTTCGACTGGGTCGGCTTCGCCGCCGTCTCCGACGATCAGCTCGCGACCGGCGAGGTGCTGGCGGGGCTGTTCCTCGACGCGGACACCGAACTCACGATCAGGTGGCCCGAGGGGTACGTGGTCTCCCTCGCCGAGCCGGAGCCGGACCGCGAGGGCGAGCGCTCGATGACGTGGACGGGGCCCCGCGAGTTCGACATCGGGCAGCCCCGCGTCGTGCTCCGGACGCGGAACTCGGCGCCGCCGTGGGGACCGGTGGTCGGCATCGCGCTGTTCGGGGCCGCCGGGGTACTGTGGTACTACCGCCGGCGACAGTCCGGCCGGGCGGCGCCAGCCAACGGGGACGAACCGGCCGTCGGCGCCGAACCCGATCGAGGACCGCAGGAGAGCCACGAACCGGAGCCCGAGCGGGACGCTGAGGTCGACGACGGGACGGCGCCCGAGCCAGAGAGGGGGGCACCCGCCACGGACGCCGACGACGGGGGCGGGGACGACACCCCCGAAGAGCTGCTCAGTCCGGAGGAGCGCGTCCTCCGCCTGCTCGAAGCCAACGGCGGGCGGATGAAACAGAAGACGGTCACGGAGGAGCTCGACTGGAGCGCCGCCCGGACCAGTCAGGTGGTCGGCGAGCTGCGCGACGACGGGAAGGTGGAGTCGTTCCGCCTCGGTCGCGAGAACGTGTTGAAGTTCCCCGACGACGAGGAGGATCGGCCGCCGTCCCGGCGTTAA
- a CDS encoding class I SAM-dependent methyltransferase, whose translation MSVREEFDSWAAEGREQGMEERHWHTARPILARIPVEAADTVLDLGTGSGYALRALRERGIDAAYGFDGSPEMARKADGYTDDDAVGFLVGDFDHLPFATNSIDHVFSMEAFYYANDPHRTLEEIRRVLKPGGTFYCAVNYYEENTASHEWQENISVEMTRWDRQQYREAFRDAGLHVAEQDNVPDRETEIPDESEFPHEGFGSREAMVERYRTWGTLLTVGVAP comes from the coding sequence ATGAGCGTCCGCGAGGAGTTCGACAGCTGGGCTGCGGAGGGCCGCGAACAGGGGATGGAGGAGCGTCACTGGCACACCGCGCGACCGATCCTCGCACGGATCCCGGTCGAGGCGGCGGACACTGTGCTCGACCTCGGGACGGGCAGCGGCTACGCGCTGCGAGCCCTCCGGGAGCGCGGTATCGACGCTGCCTACGGGTTCGACGGCTCGCCCGAGATGGCGCGGAAGGCCGACGGCTACACCGACGACGACGCGGTCGGCTTCCTCGTCGGCGACTTCGACCACCTGCCGTTCGCCACGAACTCGATCGACCACGTCTTCTCGATGGAGGCGTTCTACTACGCGAACGACCCTCACCGCACGCTGGAGGAGATTCGGCGCGTGCTGAAACCCGGCGGGACGTTCTACTGTGCGGTGAACTACTACGAGGAGAACACCGCCTCCCACGAGTGGCAGGAGAACATCTCGGTGGAGATGACCCGCTGGGACCGCCAGCAGTACCGCGAGGCGTTCCGCGACGCCGGCCTGCACGTCGCCGAGCAGGACAACGTTCCGGACCGCGAGACGGAGATCCCCGACGAGTCCGAGTTCCCCCACGAGGGGTTCGGGAGTCGCGAGGCGATGGTCGAGCGCTACCGGACGTGGGGAACGCTGCTGACGGTCGGTGTCGCGCCCTGA
- the fer gene encoding ferredoxin Fer, giving the protein MPTVEYLNYEVLDDHGWSMDDDDLFEQAADAGLDAEDYGELEVNQGEYILEAAEAQGYDWPFSCRAGACANCAAIAKEGEIDMDMQQILSDEEVEEKDVRLTCIGSPATDEVKIVYNAKHLDYLQNRVI; this is encoded by the coding sequence ATGCCAACCGTCGAATACCTCAACTACGAAGTGCTTGACGACCACGGCTGGTCGATGGACGACGACGACCTGTTCGAGCAGGCCGCCGACGCGGGCCTCGACGCCGAGGACTACGGCGAGCTCGAAGTGAACCAGGGCGAGTACATCCTCGAGGCCGCCGAGGCCCAGGGGTACGACTGGCCGTTCTCCTGCCGCGCCGGCGCGTGTGCGAACTGCGCCGCTATCGCGAAGGAGGGCGAGATCGACATGGACATGCAGCAGATCCTCAGCGACGAGGAGGTCGAGGAGAAGGACGTCCGCCTGACCTGCATCGGTTCGCCCGCCACCGACGAGGTCAAGATCGTCTACAACGCCAAGCACCTCGACTACCTCCAGAACCGCGTCATCTGA
- a CDS encoding 2'-5' RNA ligase family protein, with product MNLRVPPAVERLADRLHPKLTPFEQVRERHTLVVKRIEADTWRAGRGGVRERLRRVLDQTKPFPVRIDEIDYFADPPDGRGPVVYLAVESDGIRQLHRRLCREFPVVDALEAENYVPHVTLARGGSVAEAERVAETEIDPVEWTAERALTWDREHREAVDRFRLRG from the coding sequence GTGAACCTTCGCGTCCCGCCGGCGGTCGAGCGTCTCGCCGACCGCCTCCACCCGAAACTCACCCCCTTCGAGCAGGTGCGCGAACGCCATACGCTCGTCGTCAAGCGGATCGAGGCCGACACGTGGCGCGCGGGCCGCGGCGGCGTCCGGGAACGCCTCCGACGCGTGCTCGACCAGACGAAGCCGTTCCCGGTCCGCATCGACGAGATCGACTACTTCGCCGACCCCCCGGACGGCCGCGGGCCGGTCGTGTACCTCGCCGTCGAGAGCGACGGAATCCGCCAGCTCCACCGCCGGCTCTGCCGGGAGTTCCCCGTCGTCGACGCACTGGAGGCGGAGAACTACGTCCCACACGTCACGCTCGCCCGGGGGGGCAGCGTCGCCGAGGCCGAGCGCGTCGCCGAAACCGAGATCGACCCCGTCGAGTGGACCGCCGAGCGCGCGCTGACGTGGGACCGCGAACACCGCGAAGCGGTCGATCGCTTCCGGCTCCGGGGCTGA
- a CDS encoding AI-2E family transporter, with protein MESDFGKTRLLVLALVVLTALSAVVLAEVLYTVVFAITVAYTLFPFWQAIVDRGYSRRIATSVVTGVAGLALVGAVVPVVYVLYRRRSVLLDIARELPERIPIVVGEFSYTIETTPLIAAVGAALRDAALSVASAATVLSLKGLLFAIVVYGLLARPGSVRAVAAGLAPTDFYDVLERYHERIHATLVGIYVVQAATAAATSVVAYVVFALLGYDAALTLAVVAGVLQFVPVVGPSVVIVALAATDVLAGNVPRATIVLLVGLVVVGFLPDAVVRPRLAAMTGELPTTLYFVGFVGGVLTIGPLGFVLGPLAVGLLVETVELLSTVPEIEDGPAPEALTDEAVQSDREAGIE; from the coding sequence ATGGAGAGCGACTTCGGCAAGACCCGGCTGCTCGTGCTCGCGCTGGTCGTTCTGACCGCGCTGTCGGCGGTGGTACTCGCCGAAGTGCTGTACACTGTGGTGTTCGCGATCACCGTCGCGTACACCCTGTTCCCGTTCTGGCAGGCGATCGTCGACCGCGGCTACTCCCGACGGATCGCGACGAGCGTGGTCACGGGCGTCGCGGGGCTGGCGCTGGTCGGTGCGGTCGTCCCGGTGGTGTACGTGCTCTACCGGCGCCGATCGGTGTTGCTGGATATCGCCCGCGAGCTCCCGGAACGCATCCCGATCGTCGTGGGCGAGTTCTCCTACACGATCGAGACGACGCCGCTGATCGCGGCCGTCGGCGCCGCGCTCCGGGACGCCGCCCTGTCGGTCGCGAGCGCCGCGACGGTGCTCTCGCTCAAGGGGCTGCTGTTCGCCATCGTCGTTTACGGCCTCCTCGCGCGGCCGGGGTCGGTCCGGGCGGTCGCGGCCGGGCTGGCCCCCACTGACTTCTACGACGTGCTGGAGCGCTACCACGAGCGGATCCACGCGACGCTCGTCGGGATCTACGTCGTGCAGGCGGCGACCGCGGCGGCCACCTCGGTCGTCGCCTACGTCGTCTTCGCGCTGCTGGGGTACGACGCCGCCCTCACACTCGCGGTCGTCGCGGGGGTGCTCCAGTTCGTCCCGGTCGTCGGCCCGAGCGTCGTCATCGTCGCGCTCGCGGCGACCGATGTCTTGGCCGGGAACGTGCCGCGGGCGACGATCGTGCTGCTCGTCGGCCTCGTCGTCGTCGGCTTCCTCCCGGACGCAGTGGTCCGGCCGCGGCTGGCTGCCATGACCGGCGAGCTCCCGACGACGCTGTATTTCGTGGGGTTCGTCGGCGGCGTGCTCACGATCGGCCCGCTGGGGTTCGTGCTCGGGCCGCTGGCGGTCGGCCTCCTCGTGGAGACGGTCGAACTCCTTTCGACGGTGCCGGAGATCGAGGACGGGCCAGCGCCAGAGGCGCTGACCGACGAGGCGGTGCAGTCCGACCGTGAGGCGGGCATCGAGTAG
- a CDS encoding DUF7553 family protein codes for MSEGRLRSASEALRQASAAADDAEIQRRLYDLSDRLAGLAAGDESPDGDDLMQHLHALGDLREATSGDVSEQVDDALETVREYREELDG; via the coding sequence ATGTCCGAGGGCCGACTCCGAAGCGCGAGCGAGGCGCTCAGGCAGGCCAGCGCGGCCGCCGACGACGCGGAGATCCAGCGCCGGCTGTACGACCTCTCCGACCGGCTGGCCGGATTGGCGGCCGGCGACGAGAGTCCGGACGGTGACGACTTGATGCAGCACCTCCACGCGCTCGGCGACCTGCGCGAGGCGACGAGCGGCGACGTGAGCGAACAGGTGGACGACGCGCTCGAAACCGTACGCGAGTACCGGGAGGAACTGGACGGCTGA
- a CDS encoding DUF7553 family protein, with the protein MAREKLQTASDELREAAECATDPELQERLAEQADQFDRLATADRGPDQGRLARHLNALSDIRESLDGEAAAHIDDAEEAITAYRGTVGGV; encoded by the coding sequence ATGGCCCGAGAGAAACTGCAGACCGCGAGCGACGAACTCCGCGAGGCGGCCGAGTGCGCGACCGACCCCGAACTGCAGGAGCGGCTCGCCGAGCAGGCCGACCAGTTCGATCGACTGGCGACCGCCGACCGCGGGCCGGATCAGGGGCGGCTCGCGCGCCACCTGAACGCGCTGTCGGATATCCGCGAGTCGCTGGACGGGGAGGCTGCGGCCCACATCGACGACGCCGAGGAAGCGATCACGGCGTACCGCGGGACCGTCGGCGGGGTGTGA